The genomic window TACATCTATctttattctaaaaaaaatagatataaaaaatatgtagCACTTTACATGAAACTGTACAGACTAGTAGGGTTGTACCCGAATCTGGACTGCAACAATATCATCCTACAGAATAGAGTACCCCCccatatatataatgtaattgtAACAAAAACATTGTTATCCTATAACCATATTTCACCTTCGTCACACTAAGTTGCCTCCAAAGCTAAAACATTTATCTTTTCTTTGAAAATTGTCTGATAATAATGTTCTCTTTTACAAAGGGAAAATTCAATGTTCTAAGAATATATCAAGCACTGACTGCATATCTCGTGCGCTTTGGTGCATCGAATATCGGGCCCAAGTAAGCCTCAGATAGAGACAGAACAACGCGGTGGCAAGCCAAAGCTGAAGCTGTAATCATTATAACAAGGGAAGACCAACAGAACCGCATCATCAGTACTTTATCACTGCTTGCAGATTTCACAACCTTAGAAAATATCACCCGAAGTCGCCGATCTCTAAAGATGGAATTATAATCATATGCAGCTGAGGATGATCGACCAGATTCTTTGTTGCTAGGTCCATCGGCCAACATCACCCTTGGATACTGAGTATCTGTAGTTCCTTGTCCAAATAATTTAATCATCCATTGGCACAGTGCATCAGCTATGACCTTGCAAAGTTGTTGGCGGATGACCTTTCCCTCCTTCGAGACCATTGCTCTGATTAGCGAAGCTCCATTCTGTTCATTCCATACAAATTAAGCTTCTTGCATAAGATAAATATTTCAGCTAAGTATAGAAAATCTCCAAGATTTCAAGAAGTTGTCTTACTGATAATGCAAGACCAAGTATAACAAATAAAGTAATAGAGAACTACTGCTTTTGGCCCTAAATATAAACTCTTTTTCAAAGAAGTGTCCTCCCTATTTCAAATTACTAGATACATTTGTTATTCTTTTAAAGTATACTCCTAAATACTCCTACGTGTCTAGAAAGATGAAAAGTCAAAATTGAACACACCCGAACACATTAAATATACTACCtactattgtcaaaaaaaatatactaccTACTTttcttaatcttaatatatgtgaaaattGCAAATGGAGCTTTTTATTAAAAGTGGCAAAGGTAGTACCTTTAAAAAAGCAAAGCAAGAACACGAgggatttttttgtttggtgaACAGGATACAAGAGTTTGGAAACATCATACTCTCCAAGTCAGGAAGTTATCAAAGTTATCAAATACAGTACAAGCACATACAACAAATAAACAAACCATGTGTGTATCTATCACTAGTTTTGAAAAAGCAGAACGTAAAaaaataagggtcatgctaacataTGCCCTAAGGAGTAAGGGCACAAGTTGATTACACAAGTTCCAAAGGAATATGCCTATATTTGGCTCCTTAAGTGCACATGCTAGCATTTTCCACAAAATAAATAGACAACCAAGAGGGATGGAGATTAAATCTTGAAGAACATAAAAAGAAGCAAGATATAGAGCTTGTAGGAACTCACAGCAGTCATGAGAAGCCTTCTTAAAGAGGCACCGTCTTTGGATGGTAAAACCCTCAAGATCAAGTATGCAATATCAAATGTACCAGCAGCCTTCTTTGGTGAATGATCCGCGGAAGCCTCGCTATTTGAAGCTACTAGTTGCAAGGCTTTCCTGACACAAGGTATCAGAAGTATGAGATGCTgtatttacaaaataaaagaaaaaacaattcatCAAGTAACTAAAAGAGGCCAGCCTAATGCACAAATGACAGATGAGGAAAGGAAGGCCAAGGTAAAAGCAAATTCTGCCAAGAGGTTCAATGTTTGTAGAAACTGCATTACTTAATGATGGTTAGAGAACTTTCATGATAAAATagcataaattttattaaaatggcCCCCAAAATGTTTCGGTGTATTTTGGTGCAatagaaatttgaatttttggcaTGCTTGTGAATTGAGTTCCACATAATTGTGAGAGTTAAGTAGAAGCTATTGAGATGAGTAGTAATATCAACAATGATACGAAAGAAAAATAACTATTTCCTGGAGAGCACACTCCTTGACATGCAATTTTGACATACCTAGTTGCCCCTACCCTCAAGAACATGGAAAGCCTTTGCCATTGGAACTCCTTCTTTCGATTTAGAAGCACCTGAAGAGGAGAagacaaagttaaaaaaaagtgaaaaatgtaTGACACTTCAGCTAGCAGTACATGTTTACGGATGAATATTGAATCTTGATAGTTTAAGATATTGATAAATATACTAAACTACAGTGACTAAGGAGTTTTGTATAcaaacatattatttaatttgttttataaaaaaaacatgttatagtttttcttctcatttttgtGTGGAAAAAGACTCAGAATCTATTCCCGGTGTTTTATCGCCAACAAGCAACTGCAAATAGATTACAACATGTTACAGTTCTGTGGACTATTATCATAAAGCACACTGTTATGGGTGATATACAATACCGAATGCAATATTTTCCTTGTTGCGGCTGAGTTTTCTGTTAGAAGTTTCCGAACAACGTAAGGGTAGGCAGCTTCAAAAGTTTTGAAGTTTCTATCTGCAGCTATAGCCAAACCTGCAATTGTTCCAAAGAAAACTATGAGTGGAAAACAATGAAAAGGAACATAGCAATTTGatataaataattcaaattacTGCATGTTGAACATACATAATGAATTTAAGGTATAAGAAAATAGATATGAGCATCCAAGAAATAATTCAGATGTTGTATTGACAGTTTACCTTCGAAGGAGGCTAGGGATCGTAAAACAAGTGTATAATATGCTGGCATACGGAAATGATACTTGAATGCTACTGACCAAATCTTTCCCAGAACCTTGAGGAAAATTTGTAGAAAAATTCAGCAACTGAAGAGAAGAATAAGACAATCATCTATCTAATTCTTATTATCCATgagcaaaaatgaaaaatttatggATATTCACACCCAATTACTCAATGTATCCATAGACATATCCTATCAGATTGGATTCATATATTTCACATTCTTCAGACATAGGTTATGGTGGTTGCAGTTTAGAAATTTCTGAGTCTCTCACATTGGATGAGAGAGGGTCTAAAAAGTGTTTATAAGTGTCAAATATCCCTCAACTTACAAGCTTGCTTTGCAAGGGTTGAATTAGGCCCgatataaaaatctaatatggtatcagagtttGGTTCGAGATCCACTGAGCTACTCGCTATCAGGTCACTTGGGTCATGCTTCATATATCCAGTCTTGGGCGTGAGAGTGTGTTTAGAGGCTCACTTTGGATGAGATGGAGCCTGAAACGTGTTTATAAGTAGAAGACATCCCTCACTTTATAAGCTGGTTTTATAAGGGTTGAGTTAAGTACAATATAAAAACCtaatatgaatatttaattttttaattatggtTAGTTTCAGGTAGTGGATAATGCATTCTATTTCAGTCAAGGTTAGTTCAAAATCAGTTAAAGAGTCCTATTCATCCACCTCTTCACACTCACAGACAGTGGTTTGCACTTTCATCtaatttataattcaattacTATCCATTATCCATTTTGTTAAAGATGACTCTCACCCTGCTGAACTTCACATCAGGAATTCCATTCTTAAATTCTACTTCCCCCAAAGCCTGTTCCAGTtcctgaaaataaaatagagattgAAGATTTAGAATGTTGTATGAACATAAGTTTCAGAAGGACACAATCcatacaacaaaaaaatttaagaatgTTATTATTTGATTCAATTATTCATTGTATGAAAACCAAAATCCTGAGATAAGAGTATTATACCAGGGTAACAAGCCGAATATTTGTCCCTGGTCTCACAACATCCATATCAATAAGAGCGTTGACAAGGGATGCCCAGTCGCCGTTTACTATATGAACTATTGAAGCCAGCATAGCAAACTGATGCCTTTTTTCCATTTGACAGAGCAAACCAAAATCCAGAAACCTATCACacaaaaaagttttaaaaaatcctttatattttgttaaCAAAGGAAAGCTGCAATTTATTCAGATCGGAAAAGGAAAGAGACAAACCCTATTTCTCCTGATGAAGTGTAACGCAAGTTACCAGGATGTGGATCTGCATGTAATAAACCCGTTTCAAGAAGTTGCACCAATGTTGATTCAACACCTTTACTGACCTGAATTAACCAATGTGTAATAGAAGTAAACATTCGTCAAAAATGATGCTTTCATCATATTGAAGCACTCAGATTATCATACACTATTTGACTAAATGGAGTGAGGTTTTAGTAGAATTGGTAACTCTTGATTGAACAACTTTCAGTTGAATAATAACAAATAAGGGTTAAATAAGGTAATGGAAGATTGGTGAAGATAGAAACTCTTCAGTATCAGAAAGTCAAAAGTGTAGTACTACTTTTTACTCATACTTGTAATATtggaaaaataacaattatctTCAATAATCCAAGATATTCAAAACTTTTGCACAACGTGAAGACAAAAACGGTTAAATGCATATCTGTTTACGTACCAGATCAAGAAGACGCCTCTTTGCATCTACATTTTTCCTATCTGAATATTCAGAAACCTCCCCAGTAGAGTTTCCGGTAGATACAGAGAGCAAATCGGTTGGACTTTCACCAACCATCCACTCCATGGTCAGAACCCTCTTTCGACttaaatgtaaaaatatttttggcaCACGCATGAAAGGAAATGACGAGTGAACTTCCTGCATGCAGCAATAACAAGTCCATTGAAAGAACAAAACATTATTAATCACTATTGTCAAGCACC from Trifolium pratense cultivar HEN17-A07 linkage group LG1, ARS_RC_1.1, whole genome shotgun sequence includes these protein-coding regions:
- the LOC123919337 gene encoding uncharacterized protein slr1919, producing the protein MATVTAPPSSLPFVRAATTSSSKKKKKNHQKQRALGNFGHFGQVVRKDMDFLKRGFNNGVAWANDAFRIPQIAKKIDDFVWLRNLEDPVGNSFSTPTWPEPWYPGLSGVDLLMYDLKALEAYASYFYNLSKIWSKPLPETYDPQDVAHYFSARPHVVALRMLEVFSSFASATVSIRTAGLRKFLPINAEGDVDDKTSEYNFGLVLKETMLNLGPTFIKVGQSLSTRPDIIGVEMSKALSELHDQIPPFPRNVAMKILEEELGSPLESFFSYISEEPIAAASFGQVYFARTIDGVNVAVKVQRPNLRHVVVRDIYILRLGLGLLQKIAKRKSDPRLYADELGKGFVGELDYTLEAANALKFREVHSSFPFMRVPKIFLHLSRKRVLTMEWMVGESPTDLLSVSTGNSTGEVSEYSDRKNVDAKRRLLDLVSKGVESTLVQLLETGLLHADPHPGNLRYTSSGEIGFLDFGLLCQMEKRHQFAMLASIVHIVNGDWASLVNALIDMDVVRPGTNIRLVTLELEQALGEVEFKNGIPDVKFSRVLGKIWSVAFKYHFRMPAYYTLVLRSLASFEGLAIAADRNFKTFEAAYPYVVRKLLTENSAATRKILHSVLLNRKKEFQWQRLSMFLRVGATRKALQLVASNSEASADHSPKKAAGTFDIAYLILRVLPSKDGASLRRLLMTANGASLIRAMVSKEGKVIRQQLCKVIADALCQWMIKLFGQGTTDTQYPRVMLADGPSNKESGRSSSAAYDYNSIFRDRRLRVIFSKVVKSASSDKVLMMRFCWSSLVIMITASALACHRVVLSLSEAYLGPIFDAPKRTRYAVSA